A genome region from Fibrobacter sp. includes the following:
- the hemL gene encoding glutamate-1-semialdehyde 2,1-aminomutase yields MNHSISEKLFTEAKTLMPGGVNSPVRAYSNVGATPPFIARAKGSHIYDVDGNDYIDYVGSWGPMLLGHAHDAVIKAVAETAQNGLSFGAPCGLESELAKLVMSLVPSVEMIRMVNSGTEATMSAIRAARGFTGRDKIVKFEGCYHGHSDSLLIKAGSGMLTTGKPSSKGVPADLAKYTLTLQYNDVAGVKELFDKIGDEIAGVIVEPVAGNMGVVPAKPEFLQTLSEETKKHGALLIVDEVMTGFRVGIHCAQGLYGIKPDLTTFGKIIGGGMPVGAYGGRLDVMQQIAPLGGIYQAGTLSGNPVAMAAGLATMRELNSHPEYYVHAESMTKRLLEGLKDAAASAGLAISTNQVGSMGCIFFTEGPVTCFADVQKSDLELFRRYFLGMLDQGIYLAPSQFEAIFVSAAHTENDIDRTVDAARKVFKSL; encoded by the coding sequence ATGAACCACTCCATTAGCGAAAAACTTTTTACCGAAGCCAAGACCCTGATGCCCGGCGGTGTGAACAGCCCCGTCCGTGCATACAGCAACGTGGGGGCCACACCTCCTTTTATTGCCCGCGCCAAGGGAAGCCACATCTACGACGTGGACGGAAACGACTACATCGATTACGTGGGCAGCTGGGGCCCCATGCTTTTGGGACACGCCCACGACGCGGTTATCAAGGCGGTGGCAGAAACGGCCCAGAACGGTCTCAGTTTCGGGGCGCCCTGCGGCCTGGAATCGGAACTGGCCAAGCTGGTGATGAGCCTTGTGCCCAGCGTGGAAATGATTCGCATGGTGAACAGCGGGACCGAGGCCACCATGAGCGCTATCCGTGCGGCCCGAGGGTTTACCGGTCGTGACAAGATTGTGAAGTTCGAGGGCTGTTATCACGGCCATAGCGATAGCCTACTCATCAAGGCTGGTTCGGGAATGCTTACCACGGGCAAGCCCAGCAGCAAGGGGGTACCCGCCGACCTGGCCAAGTACACCTTGACGCTACAGTACAACGATGTGGCGGGAGTGAAGGAACTGTTCGACAAGATTGGCGACGAAATCGCCGGCGTGATCGTGGAGCCTGTGGCCGGAAACATGGGGGTTGTGCCTGCCAAGCCGGAATTCTTGCAGACCCTTTCCGAAGAGACCAAGAAACACGGCGCCCTTTTGATTGTGGACGAGGTGATGACGGGATTCCGTGTAGGAATCCACTGCGCCCAGGGGCTGTACGGCATCAAGCCGGACCTGACCACCTTCGGAAAGATTATCGGCGGAGGCATGCCGGTAGGTGCCTACGGTGGCCGTCTGGACGTGATGCAGCAGATTGCGCCCTTGGGTGGAATCTACCAGGCTGGAACCCTTTCTGGGAACCCGGTGGCCATGGCGGCAGGTCTTGCCACCATGCGAGAATTGAACTCCCATCCCGAATACTACGTGCATGCGGAATCGATGACCAAGCGCCTGCTTGAAGGCCTCAAGGACGCAGCCGCCTCTGCAGGGCTCGCCATTTCTACAAACCAGGTAGGCTCTATGGGCTGTATCTTCTTTACCGAAGGTCCGGTCACGTGTTTTGCCGACGTGCAAAAATCCGACCTGGAACTGTTCCGCAGGTATTTCTTGGGCATGCTGGACCAGGGAATTTATCTGGCGCCTAGCCAGTTCGAGGCCATCTTCGTGAGTGCCGCCCATACAGAAAACGACATCGACCGAACCGTCGATGCCGCCAGGAAAGTTTTCAAGAGCCTATAG
- the hemB gene encoding porphobilinogen synthase: MIKRPRRLRKNETIRNMVAETAVNPASLVYPLFVKEGSGIKEEIPSMPGQFRFSIDELLKEVDGYAALGLKSILLFGIPDMKDEMASAAYDDDGIIQRAVRALKARFPELYVITDVCLCEYMSHGHCGILKDGEVDNDATLELLAKTALSHAIAGADMVAPSDMMDGRVAAIREKLDENGFKNTPIMSYSAKFASAYYGPFREAAGSAPQCGNRKGYQMDVRNGREALREVELDLEEGADIVMVKPGLAFLDVLRQTAEISDVPVAVYNVSGEYAMVKAAANLGLIDEDAIIRENLLAFKRAGADIIITYHAKEALEKGLL, translated from the coding sequence ATGATTAAACGTCCCCGTCGTCTGCGCAAGAACGAAACCATCAGAAACATGGTTGCCGAAACCGCCGTGAATCCGGCTTCCCTGGTGTACCCCCTGTTTGTAAAGGAAGGTTCCGGAATCAAGGAAGAAATTCCGTCTATGCCGGGACAGTTCCGTTTTTCCATCGACGAACTTCTGAAAGAGGTGGACGGCTATGCTGCCCTTGGGCTCAAGTCTATCTTGCTTTTCGGCATTCCCGACATGAAAGACGAAATGGCGAGCGCCGCCTACGACGATGACGGTATTATCCAGCGCGCGGTCCGGGCCTTGAAGGCGAGATTCCCTGAGTTGTACGTGATTACCGACGTGTGCCTCTGCGAATACATGAGCCACGGTCATTGCGGCATCTTGAAGGACGGCGAAGTGGATAACGACGCTACCCTGGAGCTTTTGGCGAAAACCGCCCTGTCTCATGCCATTGCCGGTGCCGACATGGTGGCACCCAGCGACATGATGGACGGCCGCGTGGCGGCTATCCGCGAAAAGCTGGACGAGAACGGTTTCAAGAACACTCCGATCATGTCTTACAGCGCGAAATTTGCCAGCGCCTATTACGGACCCTTCCGCGAGGCGGCCGGTTCTGCTCCCCAGTGCGGCAACCGCAAGGGCTACCAGATGGATGTGCGTAACGGTCGTGAGGCCTTGCGCGAAGTGGAATTGGACCTGGAAGAAGGTGCAGACATTGTGATGGTGAAACCGGGTCTTGCCTTCTTGGATGTGCTCCGCCAGACCGCCGAAATCAGCGATGTGCCGGTGGCCGTTTACAACGTGAGCGGTGAATACGCCATGGTGAAGGCTGCCGCAAACCTTGGCCTTATCGACGAAGATGCCATCATTCGTGAAAACCTGCTTGCATTCAAGCGGGCGGGCGCCGACATTATCATCACCTACCACGCCAAGGAAGCTCTGGAGAAGGGTTTGTTGTAA
- a CDS encoding radical SAM protein, which yields MRRLTLLTNPDTCNLHCPLCFLNQRGGPSGFGEMPVEVVLRSIEKYAGVREVIPSTMGEPLLYSHFEELLELCMSRGIPLNLTTNGSFPKKWGSDERLESLLLACSDIKVSTLSYETGGLPEDEWKANVEKLLDVRRLLLEGDSSQAVATVSLQVTLHRENADFAPELLRWTERVGISRIKWNPVVFLGCASRELRERFSLPEGALERLRGVLHSDEVRCEGSLYFEVRGGSCAVSGKDCDGKSLECPFADEVWVWPDGHEDHCPNPRLRW from the coding sequence ATGCGCCGTCTGACTTTACTGACCAATCCGGACACTTGTAATTTACACTGCCCGCTGTGCTTTTTGAACCAGCGGGGAGGGCCCTCCGGCTTTGGTGAGATGCCCGTAGAAGTGGTACTGCGTTCCATTGAAAAATATGCAGGTGTGCGGGAGGTGATTCCCTCCACTATGGGGGAACCTTTACTTTATTCCCATTTCGAAGAATTGCTGGAATTGTGCATGAGTCGCGGGATTCCTTTGAACTTGACTACCAACGGGAGTTTTCCTAAAAAGTGGGGAAGTGACGAAAGACTGGAAAGCCTGCTACTTGCCTGCAGCGACATCAAGGTGAGTACCCTTTCTTACGAGACGGGTGGATTGCCCGAAGACGAGTGGAAAGCCAATGTGGAAAAACTGCTGGATGTTCGTAGGCTGTTGCTGGAGGGCGATAGTTCGCAGGCTGTGGCCACTGTTTCATTGCAGGTGACGCTCCATCGGGAAAATGCGGATTTCGCGCCGGAACTTTTGCGATGGACGGAACGAGTCGGCATTAGTCGGATCAAGTGGAATCCGGTGGTGTTTTTGGGCTGTGCGTCACGAGAATTGCGGGAAAGGTTTTCTTTGCCCGAAGGTGCCTTGGAACGGTTGCGGGGTGTGTTACATTCCGATGAGGTCCGTTGCGAAGGAAGTCTGTATTTCGAAGTCCGAGGCGGCTCCTGTGCCGTATCCGGTAAGGATTGTGACGGAAAATCGCTGGAGTGCCCTTTTGCCGACGAGGTGTGGGTCTGGCCTGACGGTCACGAGGACCATTGTCCGAATCCGAGATTAAGGTGGTAA
- a CDS encoding NAD(P)/FAD-dependent oxidoreductase, with translation MDNFEADILILGYGPAGVSAALYGLRAGLDVLLVGKDGGALSKAHAIQNYYGLEKPLTGEELLQVGKKQALDLGAQIVDDEVMDLMFDGSQFVAKGLTASYHGKVCIMATGAARKKHPLPGMAEMEGHGVSYCAVCDSFFYKGKNVAVLGSGEYALHETEELLQVVGSATLLTNGAEVSAKFPDKVRIEKRHLQGLVGEGAFQGVRYEDGSEEKFDGLFVALGSANATDLALKAGAAFDQGKLVLDGDLQTTLPGLYAAGDCTGGILQVSIAVGEGARAALAAIKYLRENK, from the coding sequence ATGGATAACTTTGAAGCGGATATCTTGATTCTGGGATATGGTCCTGCTGGTGTTTCTGCGGCGCTGTACGGGCTCCGTGCTGGGCTCGATGTGCTGTTGGTGGGCAAGGATGGCGGTGCACTTTCTAAAGCCCATGCTATCCAGAACTATTACGGCCTAGAAAAGCCCCTGACCGGCGAAGAACTTTTGCAGGTGGGCAAGAAACAGGCTCTGGATCTTGGCGCGCAGATTGTCGATGACGAAGTGATGGACCTGATGTTTGACGGTTCGCAGTTTGTGGCCAAGGGGCTTACGGCATCTTATCATGGCAAGGTTTGCATCATGGCTACCGGCGCTGCCCGCAAAAAGCACCCGCTGCCGGGAATGGCCGAGATGGAAGGCCACGGGGTCAGTTATTGCGCCGTTTGCGATTCCTTCTTTTACAAGGGCAAGAACGTGGCCGTGCTAGGGAGCGGCGAATATGCCCTTCACGAAACCGAAGAGCTTTTGCAGGTGGTGGGTTCCGCAACCCTTTTGACCAACGGTGCAGAAGTTTCTGCAAAATTCCCTGACAAGGTCCGCATCGAAAAGCGGCATTTGCAGGGCCTAGTAGGCGAAGGTGCTTTTCAGGGCGTGCGCTACGAAGACGGTTCAGAAGAAAAATTTGACGGGCTGTTTGTGGCCCTAGGTAGCGCCAACGCTACGGATTTGGCTTTGAAGGCGGGTGCCGCCTTTGACCAGGGAAAGTTGGTGCTGGACGGCGATTTGCAGACCACCCTTCCGGGACTCTATGCGGCGGGGGACTGTACCGGCGGTATCTTGCAGGTGTCTATAGCTGTAGGCGAAGGCGCCAGGGCGGCTCTTGCGGCGATTAAGTACCTGAGAGAGAACAAATAA
- a CDS encoding adenosine kinase → MKKVLGMGAALVDILANVDDSWIESQGVQKGGMNMVDWPQMEKFLLSLKNPVRVPGGSTCNTMVGLSRLGGRAAFISKIGDDDLGKIFQKHLERNGVESKLGLSGAATGCVFSAVTPDAQRSMWTYLGASDFLGSDDFVPALYDDVGLLYAEGYRAFNGECFKKAFTLARSLGVETALDFSSFGVVDACRKLFDELFEEKMIDIIIANEDEAFAYAGVKEEAALEVLAKKAKVAVVKIGKRGALIAKDGVVTRVQAGSAKAIDTTGAGDLWASGFLYGYMNGWDMERSGNLGSLVSNEVVQVMGAQIPEDGWARIKETMA, encoded by the coding sequence ATGAAAAAAGTTTTGGGAATGGGCGCTGCCCTGGTAGATATTCTGGCCAATGTGGATGACTCCTGGATTGAATCCCAGGGAGTGCAGAAGGGCGGCATGAACATGGTGGACTGGCCCCAGATGGAAAAGTTCCTGCTGTCGCTGAAGAACCCTGTGCGCGTGCCTGGTGGCTCTACCTGCAATACCATGGTGGGGCTTTCGCGTCTGGGAGGCAGGGCCGCCTTTATTTCTAAAATCGGTGACGACGACTTGGGAAAAATTTTCCAGAAACACCTGGAACGAAACGGCGTGGAATCCAAGCTGGGACTTTCCGGTGCGGCTACGGGCTGTGTGTTTTCGGCGGTGACTCCCGATGCCCAGCGTTCCATGTGGACTTACCTTGGGGCTTCTGACTTTTTAGGGAGCGATGACTTTGTGCCCGCCCTCTATGACGACGTGGGTCTGCTTTACGCCGAAGGTTACCGCGCTTTTAACGGGGAATGTTTCAAGAAAGCCTTTACCCTTGCCCGTAGCCTGGGGGTAGAAACGGCCCTGGACTTTAGCAGCTTCGGTGTGGTGGATGCCTGCCGCAAACTGTTTGACGAACTTTTCGAAGAAAAGATGATTGACATCATTATCGCCAACGAAGACGAGGCCTTTGCCTACGCCGGGGTCAAGGAAGAGGCGGCTTTGGAAGTGCTTGCCAAGAAGGCGAAGGTGGCCGTGGTAAAAATCGGAAAGCGGGGCGCCTTGATTGCTAAAGATGGTGTAGTGACCCGCGTGCAGGCTGGTTCTGCAAAGGCCATTGATACCACTGGTGCAGGCGACCTGTGGGCTTCGGGATTCTTGTACGGCTACATGAACGGCTGGGACATGGAACGCTCCGGTAACCTGGGAAGCCTTGTTTCTAACGAAGTAGTGCAGGTGATGGGCGCCCAGATTCCCGAAGACGGATGGGCCCGCATCAAGGAAACGATGGCGTAG
- a CDS encoding rhomboid family intramembrane serine protease, with the protein MTPFRFLPKVIRVLLISNAVVFAIAAIVGGMLGLHLNLPGIGYGSLQEYILYFGAFLPTAPFEAWRYVTYMFIHVDFMHFFFNMLMLWMFGAEVGEWMGTKHFAFMYFFCGIFAAIFSVAMSILGLTHNPIIGASGALMGVFVAYYKFFPERRILMFFIIPMKIKHAMWVMVAFDVMFANTGDTIAHFAHLGGVVAGFIYMALYQNVFTKSSSILYNSPLSGFFRLFSKHPGRYKKWNNPFDTENRDGQRTEARVEEPEVLEGEVFYMDEQKRMDEILKKVNAEGIQSLTESERQFLLKASERLRRRRGY; encoded by the coding sequence ATGACGCCCTTTCGATTCTTACCCAAGGTTATTCGAGTCCTGCTGATTTCAAACGCTGTGGTGTTTGCGATTGCGGCTATCGTGGGCGGTATGCTGGGGCTGCATTTGAACCTGCCCGGTATTGGCTACGGCTCGCTTCAGGAGTATATCCTCTACTTTGGAGCCTTTTTGCCGACCGCACCCTTTGAGGCTTGGCGCTACGTAACCTACATGTTTATCCATGTAGATTTTATGCATTTCTTTTTCAATATGCTGATGCTCTGGATGTTCGGTGCAGAGGTCGGGGAATGGATGGGTACCAAGCATTTTGCCTTCATGTATTTCTTCTGCGGAATATTTGCGGCTATCTTCAGTGTTGCCATGAGTATTCTGGGACTCACCCATAATCCCATTATCGGAGCCTCTGGTGCCTTGATGGGCGTGTTTGTGGCATACTACAAGTTTTTTCCGGAAAGGCGCATCTTGATGTTCTTTATTATCCCCATGAAAATCAAGCATGCCATGTGGGTGATGGTTGCCTTTGATGTAATGTTTGCAAATACCGGCGATACCATTGCCCACTTTGCCCATTTGGGTGGCGTGGTGGCGGGCTTTATCTACATGGCCTTGTACCAGAATGTGTTTACCAAGAGCTCCAGTATTCTTTACAATTCGCCCTTGTCCGGCTTTTTCCGCTTGTTCTCCAAACATCCCGGCCGCTATAAAAAATGGAACAATCCCTTTGATACCGAAAATCGCGATGGGCAAAGGACAGAAGCTCGTGTCGAAGAGCCTGAAGTTCTGGAAGGCGAAGTCTTTTACATGGACGAACAGAAGCGGATGGACGAAATCCTGAAAAAAGTCAATGCAGAGGGAATCCAGTCGCTGACGGAATCTGAACGGCAGTTTTTGTTGAAGGCCAGCGAGAGGCTGCGCCGTAGGAGAGGTTACTGA
- the coaD gene encoding pantetheine-phosphate adenylyltransferase → MERIAVFAGSFDPFTLGHLDIVKRAAALFDELWIVLAVNASKKNMFSESDRLTFINKSVAGIPNVKVTSYDGLTVDFMKSVGSKFLVRGVRGAMDVEYEQSIAWNNRTLYPECETVIFSSASEHLSLSSSVVRELLKAGVSDTVDGRELLSNYVHVEVIPLLLKNSR, encoded by the coding sequence ATGGAAAGAATTGCTGTATTTGCAGGATCCTTTGATCCGTTTACCTTGGGGCATTTGGACATTGTCAAAAGAGCCGCTGCTCTTTTTGACGAACTGTGGATAGTCCTTGCCGTAAATGCTTCCAAGAAGAATATGTTTTCGGAATCGGACCGCCTGACCTTCATAAACAAGTCCGTTGCCGGAATCCCGAACGTGAAAGTGACATCTTATGATGGACTGACTGTGGATTTTATGAAAAGCGTCGGTTCGAAGTTTTTGGTCCGGGGCGTGCGCGGTGCTATGGATGTTGAATATGAACAGTCCATCGCCTGGAACAATCGGACCCTTTATCCCGAATGCGAAACGGTTATTTTCTCCAGCGCTTCGGAACACCTGTCGCTAAGCAGTTCCGTGGTTCGCGAACTCTTGAAGGCCGGCGTTTCGGATACGGTGGACGGTCGAGAATTACTCTCGAACTATGTCCATGTCGAAGTCATTCCCTTGTTGTTGAAAAATAGCCGTTAA
- the rsmD gene encoding 16S rRNA (guanine(966)-N(2))-methyltransferase RsmD, with product MPIRITGGDLRGRMVPSPPSMKTRPTGSRTREALFNILQSVDGFRMLGLFAGSGIMGIEALSRGAAHVVAVEMVHSQAHLLLQGYKALSLEKKLTLYEKNALTLEKEELCAEGGFDLIYADPPFKDVEYPDLRSFWQWLNLGGVAVFEAPSRNLPAWVKEASDAGLVQVRRYGESSLVICRSK from the coding sequence ATGCCTATTCGCATCACGGGCGGGGACCTTCGTGGACGGATGGTCCCTTCTCCTCCCAGCATGAAAACTAGGCCAACGGGTTCGAGGACCCGTGAGGCTCTTTTTAACATTTTGCAAAGCGTTGATGGATTCCGCATGCTGGGCCTGTTTGCCGGTTCGGGCATTATGGGAATTGAGGCCTTGAGCCGTGGAGCGGCCCATGTGGTGGCTGTGGAAATGGTTCATTCCCAAGCACATCTCTTGCTGCAAGGGTACAAGGCTTTGTCCTTGGAAAAGAAACTTACTTTGTACGAAAAGAATGCCTTGACACTAGAAAAAGAGGAGCTATGTGCCGAGGGTGGGTTTGATTTGATTTATGCAGATCCGCCATTCAAGGATGTGGAATATCCTGACTTGCGCTCTTTCTGGCAGTGGCTGAATCTGGGTGGTGTGGCCGTATTCGAAGCGCCCAGTCGAAATCTGCCTGCATGGGTCAAAGAGGCCTCCGACGCTGGACTGGTTCAGGTCCGCCGCTATGGGGAATCCTCGTTGGTGATTTGTAGGTCAAAGTAG
- a CDS encoding helix-hairpin-helix domain-containing protein, protein MNAPEKQILRMALVFLVLGLVFRYLPWGVPAIGQVEEYSNLEYVAERDYISKKSGPDFSTVTNKVTKVDSSEHKTKKQKNIKNKQKKPKLPIHVNSAGVEELCVLKGVGPKLAEKILAFRAQNGPFSGPQDLQKVPGIGKKKLEGLLQGVIFD, encoded by the coding sequence ATGAACGCTCCCGAAAAACAAATCCTCCGTATGGCCCTGGTCTTTTTGGTACTTGGGCTGGTTTTCCGCTATCTACCCTGGGGTGTACCCGCCATTGGGCAGGTGGAAGAATACTCCAATTTGGAATATGTCGCTGAAAGGGATTATATCTCGAAAAAGTCCGGACCTGACTTTAGCACAGTTACGAATAAAGTAACCAAAGTTGATTCGTCCGAACATAAGACGAAAAAACAAAAAAACATAAAAAATAAACAAAAAAAGCCAAAATTGCCCATACATGTCAATTCTGCAGGGGTGGAGGAATTGTGCGTCCTAAAAGGCGTAGGACCCAAGCTTGCTGAGAAAATTTTAGCGTTTCGTGCCCAAAACGGCCCATTTTCGGGCCCTCAGGATTTGCAAAAAGTACCCGGAATCGGCAAGAAAAAACTGGAAGGCCTCCTACAGGGGGTGATTTTTGATTAG
- a CDS encoding NTP transferase domain-containing protein, with the protein MSPVSCIVPARMGSSRFPGKPLFKLCGKEMIVRTLERAALAECFDRIVCATDSDEIAEVVSRAGLEFLLTGEAATGSDRVAEAARALDLDLVVNLQGDEPLVEPSVLCDVARTLAENPDCWVTVACPLKPEDVPLKTVVKVLVKDGFAVDFRREIPAGEAGRWFQHQGIYAYSRKSRDEFTSLSQSKLELERSLEQMRIMGIRPIRMVQSPYESISVDVPSDANAVEALLHEQKKQGLPDGRFKEPLRSP; encoded by the coding sequence ATGTCTCCTGTATCCTGTATTGTTCCTGCCCGCATGGGGTCTTCCCGGTTTCCCGGGAAGCCGCTTTTCAAGTTGTGCGGCAAGGAGATGATTGTCCGCACCCTGGAGCGGGCGGCCCTTGCAGAATGCTTTGACCGCATCGTCTGTGCTACCGACAGCGACGAGATTGCCGAGGTGGTTTCCCGCGCTGGGCTCGAATTTTTGCTGACGGGGGAGGCGGCTACCGGTTCTGACCGGGTGGCAGAGGCCGCCCGTGCCCTGGACCTTGACCTGGTGGTGAACCTGCAGGGTGACGAACCCTTGGTAGAGCCTTCGGTCTTGTGCGATGTCGCCCGGACTCTTGCCGAAAACCCGGACTGCTGGGTGACGGTGGCCTGCCCGCTTAAGCCAGAAGACGTTCCCCTGAAGACTGTGGTGAAGGTTCTGGTCAAGGACGGTTTTGCCGTTGATTTTCGCCGGGAAATTCCTGCAGGCGAAGCTGGCCGGTGGTTCCAGCACCAGGGAATCTACGCCTATTCCCGCAAGTCCCGCGATGAATTTACTTCTTTGTCCCAGAGTAAGCTTGAACTGGAGCGCTCCTTGGAGCAGATGCGGATTATGGGTATTCGCCCTATCCGTATGGTCCAGAGTCCCTATGAGAGCATCTCTGTGGATGTGCCTTCTGACGCGAATGCCGTCGAAGCCTTGCTACATGAACAAAAAAAGCAGGGGCTGCCAGACGGACGATTTAAGGAGCCCCTGCGTAGTCCGTAG
- the gatC gene encoding Asp-tRNA(Asn)/Glu-tRNA(Gln) amidotransferase subunit GatC: MLETDEVLKLAKLSRLSISEEEIPAVKGHLDKMLNHLEALKALDLSNVEPMTAVETGETVLREDVPVQGFTLEQAFANAPAVENDHFAIPKVIGG, from the coding sequence ATGCTTGAAACCGATGAAGTCCTGAAATTGGCCAAGTTGTCCCGCCTGAGCATTTCCGAAGAGGAAATTCCTGCCGTCAAGGGCCACCTGGACAAGATGCTCAATCATCTGGAAGCGTTGAAGGCTCTGGACCTTTCCAATGTAGAACCTATGACCGCCGTCGAAACCGGCGAGACGGTTCTTCGCGAAGACGTACCTGTACAGGGATTCACCCTAGAGCAGGCTTTTGCAAATGCGCCGGCGGTGGAAAACGACCACTTCGCCATTCCCAAGGTCATTGGCGGCTAG